The Staphylothermus marinus F1 genome has a segment encoding these proteins:
- a CDS encoding DUF2070 family protein: MKIFKPNSELSKYYSFIFRLPGIYAVLLLIISVNVLFFIHVGYNILVYIVYFILVFLIVSVYGILSNSPYKRLKRSLFLALITETYAFIIGFFDIGLGIVSSTVMIILGILGVDGTSIGKYILSIIPPLLVLIIFNMYSYIPLLIVPIFLDYIIYKVMSIHKIGSYPAPDLGSMFIRNILEKKRDIEKVFKDLGVEETVHPRIIYNNNELFILYSDIHYGPFSNTGSSMLPTLLYEKLKHRYGSVVVLHGMGSHDRNISTFDETIKFVEYIIENTDDANSEYIKFYDYERISDGEWDLLILVFNRLSIIFISRNEGIDDLPYDLQMEYELKAVHAGLGDLILVDCHNHELESKPNIEALRKLLDKAINKISEIKRNNNEKTLIYRAKTIKARSPGVIGSRITLIQLGGDPEKLLTLIYIPGNNMEPGLREKIRSVLSEKYGVVEKRIEVFTSDEHTETGIYSSTIYIPVQYNDKLLTAILKGYKDLLEKEFKKDLKYKKLSVKTKLMKNTAWKLLELVHNSFKLSFILIWSYVLLTPLILFLIKQFL; the protein is encoded by the coding sequence TTGAAAATATTTAAGCCGAACAGCGAATTATCAAAATATTATTCATTTATTTTTAGGCTACCAGGTATATATGCTGTTCTATTGTTAATAATATCTGTTAATGTTCTTTTCTTTATTCATGTCGGATATAATATACTTGTTTATATTGTGTACTTTATTTTAGTATTTTTAATAGTATCAGTTTACGGTATACTTAGTAATTCTCCATATAAACGTTTAAAGAGATCCTTATTCCTAGCATTAATTACTGAAACATATGCCTTCATAATAGGTTTTTTCGATATAGGATTAGGTATTGTTTCTTCAACTGTAATGATCATTCTCGGCATACTAGGTGTAGATGGAACAAGTATTGGAAAGTATATATTATCAATAATACCTCCGTTACTCGTTCTAATTATTTTTAACATGTACAGTTATATTCCACTATTAATAGTTCCAATATTCCTAGACTATATTATTTATAAAGTAATGTCAATTCACAAAATAGGTAGTTATCCAGCTCCAGATCTTGGGTCTATGTTTATAAGGAATATACTTGAAAAAAAGAGAGATATTGAGAAAGTCTTTAAGGATCTAGGGGTAGAGGAGACAGTTCATCCCAGAATAATTTATAATAATAATGAATTATTCATTCTATACTCGGATATCCATTACGGCCCATTCTCAAATACAGGCAGTAGTATGTTGCCTACACTTCTATATGAGAAATTAAAGCACAGATACGGTTCGGTCGTGGTATTACATGGTATGGGTTCTCATGATAGAAACATATCTACTTTTGATGAAACAATAAAGTTTGTCGAATACATTATTGAAAATACCGATGATGCGAATAGTGAGTATATAAAGTTCTATGATTATGAAAGGATCTCGGATGGAGAATGGGATCTATTAATTCTAGTATTTAATAGATTATCAATAATATTTATTTCAAGAAATGAAGGCATAGATGATCTTCCCTACGATTTACAAATGGAATACGAATTGAAAGCCGTTCACGCTGGTTTAGGAGACCTCATTCTTGTTGATTGCCATAATCACGAGTTAGAATCCAAGCCTAATATAGAAGCTTTAAGAAAACTACTTGATAAAGCAATAAACAAGATAAGCGAGATCAAGAGAAATAATAATGAAAAAACACTCATATATAGAGCTAAGACTATTAAAGCCCGATCACCTGGAGTAATAGGATCGAGAATAACGCTTATACAGTTAGGAGGCGATCCAGAAAAGCTCTTAACATTAATATATATTCCTGGAAACAATATGGAGCCTGGATTAAGAGAAAAAATAAGAAGTGTTCTCAGCGAAAAATATGGGGTTGTAGAAAAAAGGATCGAAGTATTTACAAGTGATGAACATACAGAGACAGGCATTTATTCTTCTACAATATACATTCCAGTCCAATATAATGATAAGCTGTTAACAGCTATATTAAAAGGATATAAAGATCTATTGGAGAAAGAGTTCAAAAAAGATCTCAAATATAAAAAACTGAGTGTAAAAACAAAACTAATGAAAAATACTGCTTGGAAACTATTAGAACTTGTTCACAATTCTTTCAAACTATCCTTTATATTAATATGGTCATATGTCTTGCTAACACCGCTTATTCTCTTTTTGATTAAGCAGTTTTTGTAG